In Hevea brasiliensis isolate MT/VB/25A 57/8 chromosome 13, ASM3005281v1, whole genome shotgun sequence, a single genomic region encodes these proteins:
- the LOC110648031 gene encoding uncharacterized protein LOC110648031, whose amino-acid sequence MPLIIAIVIMNVGDSRARELRPSYHGLDFQRTQPVGENQPPAMKEFFGASSSSSSPTSKSSNVALPKAMNSNDTTWWNSVSGGNGGGKGGDRLRHVLLVASLACGGAGAALLVASAFIYFVKYKRQTTSSSNNGKSITIR is encoded by the coding sequence ATGCCGCTTATCATCGCGATCGTGATCATGAACGTAGGAGACTCCAGAGCTAGGGAATTACGGCCTTCCTACCACGGGCTGGACTTTCAGCGCACGCAGCCTGTGGGGGAGAATCAGCCGCCGGCAATGAAGGAATTCTTTGGAGCTTCATCGTCTTCGTCGTCGCCAACTTCGAAATCATCCAACGTTGCATTGCCAAAAGCAATGAATTCTAACGACACGACGTGGTGGAACAGTGTCAGCGGTGGGAATGGCGGTGGTAAAGGTGGAGATCGGTTGAGGCACGTGCTTTTGGTGGCGAGCCTCGCATGTGGAGGCGCAGGCGCGGCGCTGCTAGTGGCTTCTGCTTTCATATATTTTGTCAAGTATAAAAGACAAACGACGTCGTCCTCAAATAACGGTAAATCGATCACCATCCGCTAG